One window from the genome of Cucumis melo cultivar AY chromosome 10, USDA_Cmelo_AY_1.0, whole genome shotgun sequence encodes:
- the LOC103488880 gene encoding non-specific lipid transfer protein GPI-anchored 1: MKSGRKVMRSAGVVLAVVAVCLLGRVVPGRAEEENLKEECSNDFEKVVSCFAYATGKAAAPTEECCDSIEGIKESKPKCLCFFIQQTHNGNQQIKSLGIQEIKLLQLPSVCHLKNSSVSYCPKLLGLPANSPDAAIFSNLTSPATPASATTTRTSPDGNAGTKTVANSPVGLMAVAMVVVISFTVFLSPITYA, translated from the exons atgaagagcgGAAGAAAGGTGATGAGATCGGCGGGTGTGGTTTTAGCGGTGGTGGCGGTTTGTTTATTAGGAAGGGTGGTGCCGGGACGAGCAGAGGAAGAGAATTTGAAAGAGGAGTGCAGCAATGACTTCGAGAAAGTGGTGAGTTGTTTCGCGTACGCGACGGGGAAAGCGGCGGCGCCGACGGAAGAGTGTTGTGATTCGATTGAAGGTATAAAAGAAAGTAAGCCGAAGTGCTTGTGTTTCTTCATACAACAGACTCATAATGGGAATCAGCAGATCAAGAGCTTAGGGATTCAAGAGATTAAGCTTTTACAGCTTCCTTCTGTTTGTCACTTGAAGAACTCCAGTGTTAGCTATTGCCCAA AGCTTCTGGGGTTACCAGCAAATTCACCGGATGCTGCCATTTTTAGCAATTTGACCTCACCGGCGACACCGGCGTCCGCAACGACGACGAGAACAAGTCCCGACGGAAATGCTGGAACTAAGACAGTAGCCAATTCCCCAGTTGGTTTGATGGCGGTGGCGATGGTCGTTGTAATCTCTTTTACGGTGTTCCTTTCACCGATCACGTACGCCTGA
- the LOC103488879 gene encoding ranBP2-type zinc finger protein At1g67325 isoform X1, whose product MSQVDSRNSSAAKRARTDGSRREDDWTCPSCGNVNFSFRTTCNMRNCTQPRPADHNSKSAAKPVQAPQGYSYSAPYMGSGAPSSMYPGVPPYGSSIFNGSSIPPYDVPFSGGSAYHYNYGSRFSAGSPYRPLHLSGPAPYSSGSMMGNSAVYGIPPIMDRYGMALPMGPGAMGPRPGFFPDEMSQKKGADTTRDNDWACPKCGNINFSFRTVCNMRKCNTPKPGSQASKNDKSSKQKTPEGSWKCEKCNNINYPFRTKCNRQNCGADKPAESEKSPSPAQEENDQVCCMSLCISVCCLQLLVLLFIYVCIIKWIRYNLINKIMNESHEKGNRNPFGMLSVVLVLSLCIPISFFSFFFS is encoded by the exons ATGTCTCAG GTTGATAGCAGGAATTCCTCTGCAGCCAAACGTGCTAGAACTGATG GTAGCCGAAGGGAAGATGATTGGACTTGTCCTAGTTGTGGGAACGTCAATTTTTCATTTAGAACAACTTGCAATATGCGCAACTGTACTCAGCCACGTCCTGCTGATCATAATTCG AAATCTGCTGCCAAGCCCGTTCAAGCTCCTCAGGGTTACTCCTATTCTGCTCCTTACATGGGTTCGGGTGCACCCTCTTCAATGTATCCTGGTGTACCACCTTATGGTTCTTCTATATTCAACGGTTCATCTATACCTCCCTATGATGTGCCATTTTCTGGGGGATCAGCATACCATTACAACTATGGCAGCCGGTTTTCTGCAGGCAGCCCCTACAGACCGTTGCATTTATCTGGGCCTGCACCTTATTCGAGTGGATCTATGATGGGAAACA GTGCAGTGTATGGTATTCCCCCGATAATGGATCGCTATGGCATGGCTTTGCCAATGGGCCCTGGTGCCATG GGTCCCAGGCCAGGTTTTTTTCCAGATGAAATGTCTCAGAAGAAGGGTGCAG ACACTACTCGCGACAATGATTGGGCATGCCCAAAATGTGGAAATATCAACTTCTCATTTAGAACTGTTTGTAACATGAGGAAGTGCAATACACCAAAGCCTGGGTCACAG GCTTCCAAAAATGACAAAAGCTCTA AACAAAAGACTCCAGAGGGTAGCTGGAAGTGTGAGAAATGTAACAACATAAATTATCCATTCAGAACCAAGTGCAATAGACAAAATTGTGGAGCAGACAAGCCAGCGGAATCAGAGAAATCCCCATCACCGGCACAGGAAGAAAATGATCAGGTCTGTTGTATGAGTTTATGTATCTCTGTGTGTTGTTTGCAATTGCTTGTGCTTTTGTTCATATATGTATGCATTATAAAGTGGATTCGATACAATTTAATTAACAAGATAATGAATGAATCACATGAAAAAGGGAACCGGAACCCTTTCGGTATGTTGTCTGTGGTACTGGTGCTTTCGTTGTGTATacccatttcttttttttcatttttcttttcttga
- the LOC103488879 gene encoding ranBP2-type zinc finger protein At1g67325 isoform X2: MSQVDSRNSSAAKRARTDGSRREDDWTCPSCGNVNFSFRTTCNMRNCTQPRPADHNSKSAAKPVQAPQGYSYSAPYMGSGAPSSMYPGVPPYGSSIFNGSSIPPYDVPFSGGSAYHYNYGSRFSAGSPYRPLHLSGPAPYSSGSMMGNSAVYGIPPIMDRYGMALPMGPGAMGPRPGFFPDEMSQKKGADTTRDNDWACPKCGNINFSFRTVCNMRKCNTPKPGSQASKNDKSSKQKTPEGSWKCEKCNNINYPFRTKCNRQNCGADKPAESEKSPSPAQEENDQ, translated from the exons ATGTCTCAG GTTGATAGCAGGAATTCCTCTGCAGCCAAACGTGCTAGAACTGATG GTAGCCGAAGGGAAGATGATTGGACTTGTCCTAGTTGTGGGAACGTCAATTTTTCATTTAGAACAACTTGCAATATGCGCAACTGTACTCAGCCACGTCCTGCTGATCATAATTCG AAATCTGCTGCCAAGCCCGTTCAAGCTCCTCAGGGTTACTCCTATTCTGCTCCTTACATGGGTTCGGGTGCACCCTCTTCAATGTATCCTGGTGTACCACCTTATGGTTCTTCTATATTCAACGGTTCATCTATACCTCCCTATGATGTGCCATTTTCTGGGGGATCAGCATACCATTACAACTATGGCAGCCGGTTTTCTGCAGGCAGCCCCTACAGACCGTTGCATTTATCTGGGCCTGCACCTTATTCGAGTGGATCTATGATGGGAAACA GTGCAGTGTATGGTATTCCCCCGATAATGGATCGCTATGGCATGGCTTTGCCAATGGGCCCTGGTGCCATG GGTCCCAGGCCAGGTTTTTTTCCAGATGAAATGTCTCAGAAGAAGGGTGCAG ACACTACTCGCGACAATGATTGGGCATGCCCAAAATGTGGAAATATCAACTTCTCATTTAGAACTGTTTGTAACATGAGGAAGTGCAATACACCAAAGCCTGGGTCACAG GCTTCCAAAAATGACAAAAGCTCTA AACAAAAGACTCCAGAGGGTAGCTGGAAGTGTGAGAAATGTAACAACATAAATTATCCATTCAGAACCAAGTGCAATAGACAAAATTGTGGAGCAGACAAGCCAGCGGAATCAGAGAAATCCCCATCACCGGCACAGGAAGAAAATGATCAG TGA